A DNA window from Arachis hypogaea cultivar Tifrunner chromosome 18, arahy.Tifrunner.gnm2.J5K5, whole genome shotgun sequence contains the following coding sequences:
- the LOC112769395 gene encoding tetraspanin-19: MAADSMNGYCLSCYMVSMIIILLLEGAVTADILLNSDWEKDLPEDPTGKFSDFKDFVESNFDVCKWIMLVIISAQGLSTIIALVLKAHGPDPNYDSDYDYYTRSRLSLLNHNA; encoded by the exons ATGGCAGCAGATAGCATGAATGGTTATTGTCTTTCATGT TATATGGTGAGCATGATCATAATTCTTCTGCTGGAGGGTGCAGTAACAGCAGACATTCTCCTCAATTCTGATTGGGAGAAG GACTTGCCGGAGGACCCAACTGGAAAATTCAGCGACTTCAAGGATTTTGTGGAGTCAAATTTTGATGTTTGCAAATGGATAATGCTAGTGATCATCTCAGCACAG GGATTATCAACCATAATTGCATTGGTTCTAAAAGCTCATGGTCCTGATCCTAACTATGACAGTGATTATGATTACTATACTCGGTCAAGGCTTTCCCTCCTTAACCATAATGCTTAG